The Antarcticibacterium flavum genome contains the following window.
TGCACCAAAACTCTCTGCCCATTTTTCCATGGATTTTTCAAATTTCTCTCCCTTTACTTCCATTTTCTTTTCCATATTCTTCTCCCATACCTCGGCATTCTTTTCAAACTGGGCAGCCCATTTTTCCATGGAAGCTTCAAAATCTTTCCCGAACTTCTGTTCTATTTTCTCCTCCCACTTCTTCATATACTTTTCACCGTCCTTTTGATAGGCCTCAAAATCGAAATTAAGTGCGCCCATTTTATCGGCAAAATCTGGTGGAAGTGGAGGGTTTTCAGAAAAACTTTGCATCATGGGGGCGACCATCTCGGTCATCAAAGGAGCAATGAGTTCCTGGAGGTGCCCAAGAGATTCAGTAAGTGCTGCCATATTCATATCTGGCTGCCTCATCATTCCTCCGCCTGAACTAATAGTAACCTCAACAGCGTTGCCACGGGCATCAAATTGCCAGCTGTCGAGAAGAGCTTTGGCTTCAGCCGCATCTATTTTTCCATCGATATAAGCTTCAACCCGCACCTCGTTTTTATTCCAGGTTTCAAAGCTAACATTGGTATGCCTAGCGTCCAGGTTGATCTTAACATCCTCATTTGTCTTAAAGGTCTTATCCAGCTTCTTGTGTTGGGCTAAAACCGTTCCTGTGGATAAAACCAGCAGAAGTAACAGGGTATTAAGCTTGAAGATTCTCATAATTCTTATTTTTGGAGTTTTTAATTTCGTTTAATTTATTCTTTAATTTAAGCAGCAGTTCCAGTCTTAGCTGCAGGTTTGCCACCATTGCCTCTATTGTTTGCTCGTTGGGGCCTGCCTCATTTAACTCGGCATTGAGACGTTGATATTCCTTATCGAGTTCTTCCAGTTCGAGCATAAATGCATCAATAAGGGCTTTGTTGTCATTGTTTATTTCGAGTTTTGCCAGTTCCAAATTTATACTGGCCATATAATAGTTCTCTATTTGCTTGAATTCAGGAGAAACATCACTTAGCTGAAATTGTCTTTGCTCCAGGGAATTTTCTGGCTCCTCCTCTACCGCAGGAGTTTCTACCAGTTCCAACTCATTCCCGTTTGTAATGGGGTCGTTGAAAAGAAATAATCCTATTCCAAGTGCTACTACCAGCACAGCTGCAATACTGAAGTAAAAATATTTGTTGCCCTTATTGTGTTTCAGTGGCATTTCCTCTTCCAGCCTGGCCTTAAAGCGTTGCTCATGGCCTTTATTTAATTTTTCCTTAGACTCCGGTTTATCTTCGCGGAACATGTCTCTAATGTCCTGTGCCATTTTTTATAGTTTTTAGTTCTTCCTGAAGTTTCTTTTTTCCTCTATGAACCAGGGTTCGGGATGCCACCTGGGTAATATTTAGAATTTCTGCTATTTCCTCGTGATCATATCCTTCTATGAGATATAACATTAGCGGATATTTATATTTCTCGGGCAGGTCTTCTATTGCCTTCTTAACCTGCTCTATTCCTATGCCATCATCAATTTGCCAGTTCTCATCCTCATCTGCTGTGCCCAGCACGTGCTCATTTAAAGCCACGAGCTCAAGCTTTCGGGATTTTAGTTTGTCAATGCATTTATTTATAACTATTCTCTTTAGCCAGGCTCCAAAAGTTACATCCCCGTTATATTGATGAAGTTTTAAAAATGCTTTAATAAAAGCCTCCTGCATGGCATCTTCTGCCTCAAAAGGATCTTTTAAAAAACGCTTTGCCACGATGAACATCCCTTCACAGTAACGATTATACAACTTAAGTTGTGCCTTCCGGTCATTTGCGTGGCAATCTGCTATTAACTGTTGCATTTAACTTAATATTGGTTAGCTGGTATCATAAAGACGAAACAATTTTCTTTGCGTTGCAAAAATTACATTTTTTTCAGAAGAAAATTAAGATAAAGGCTAAAGCACCGGGGATATAAAAACCATATTATCCCTCCCGGCATTCTCGAAGAGGTTTTAATTGTGGCTTACACCCTGTCAATGATTAAAGGTTTAACTTTACTTTTTATGGCATAATTTTAGACCTGTAGAGTATATTAATACCATTTAGAATGAAAATGAATTTTAGTACAATACTTAAGATTGTTGCAGGCCTGCTTGTTGTGGTGGCTATTGTACTTTTTTTCCAAAGATATAGCACCAAGGCCCACAGTCCTGAGGATATTGTGGTGTACCAGGAGCAGTCCCTGGAGCTGGAGGTTTTCTATAACAGGCCATATAAAAAAGAAAGGGAGATATTTGGCGGCCTTGTACCCTATGGAGAAGTATGGCGTACGGGAGCTAATGAAGCCACTACCTTTACTACAAACCAGGACCTTTTGGTGGATGGCTCATTTTTAGCTTCGGGAAAATATACGCTTTGGACCATTCCAGGCCCCGAGAGCTGGAAAGTGATCTTTAATTCAAAAATGTATCCCTGGGGAATTGATAAGGATAAGAAACCATACAGGGATCCTGACTTTGATACGCTCATCCTGGAAGTACCGGTGAAAGAAATGCAAGACCCCCTGGAGCAGTTCAGCATCTTTTTTGATAAAGGAAATGAGATGATAACACTTAATTTGGCCTGGGACCAAACCCTGGTAAGCGTTCCCATTCAAACAAAAAAAGAAGCGCCCGTGGCGCTCCTTTAAATCCTTAAATAAATATCCCGTTAATTATTCGTCCAGTAAAAGGTTAAGTGTAACATCTATATTATCCCTGGTGGCTCTTGAATAAGGACATATCTCGTGAGCCTCATTCACTAGTTTTTCCCCGGTTTCAACGTCAACTCCCGGTATCCAGGAATCAAGGATTACAGATAATTGAAGGTCACCTTCTTCGGTTTTTCCTATTCCCACCGTAGCGGTCACGTTAAAATCTCCAAGGTCTACCTTATGTTTTTCTGCCACTACCTGCAAGGCGCTACCGTAACAGGCAGCATAAGCGGCTCCAAAAAGTTGTTCAGGGTTTGTTTTCTTTTCACCCTTGCCACCAAGGCCTTTAGGTAAACTTACATCCATATCAAGGATCCCGTCCTCACTTTTAACATGGCCTTCCCTCCCGCCAGAGGCTGTTACAGCGGCTTTGTATAATCTTTTCATTATTTTTCTGTTTAATAGAATTATATAATTTTGGAATATACCTACTATTGCAGTTTACATCAAAGGAAGTTTCTTAAATTTGTCATAAATCTATTTACCTGTTTTGGATAAATCCCGCAATAAATCTGCATTACACGAGTCTGAAGGTACTCCTTCTACCCCGGGTATTAATCCAAAATCTATAGCCAGGATCAAAGCCTTCAGAAAAAAACAGATACCTGAAGAGGAGCTAGTAGGGAAAATTCTTGCCGGCAACAAAACCGCTTTGGGGCGCGCCATTACGCTTGTTGAAAGCCATCAACAAGACCACCTGGAACGAGCGCAAAAGGTAATAGAAGCCTGTTTACCACACGCCCAACGTTCTGTACGAATTGGGATAACAGGGGTGCCGGGTGTAGGAAAAAGTACTTTTATAGAAGCTTTTGGAACCTACCTGGTATCGAAGGGCAAAAAAGTTGCTGTGCTCGCAGTTGATCCCTCTAGCAGTGTTACTCATGGAAGTATAATGGGCGATAAGACCAGGATGGAGAAACTGGTAACAATGGAGAATGCTTTTATAAGACCATCACCCTCTGGTGATTCTCTTGGAGGGGTTGCGCAAAAAACCAGGGAAAGTATAGTTCTATGTGAAGCGGCCGGTTTTGATGTCTTGCTTATTGAGACAGTGGGTGTAGGACAAAGTGAGACTACCGTTCATAGTATGACAGATTTTTTTCTTTTGCTTAAGCTTGCCGGTGCCGGGGACGAGCTCCAGGGAATAAAAAGAGGGATCATTGAAATGGCAGATCTTATAGTGATCAATAAGGCCGATGGGGAGAACCAGAAAGCAGCCAGGGATGCCAGGCTTGAATTTAAAAGGGCATTGAATCTATATCCTCCACGGGAAAGCCGGTGGCAGCCACAGGTGCTCTTAAGCAGTGCAATCAATCATCAAGGGATCCCTGAAGTTTGGGAGGAAATAATGAATTATCTCGAGCTTGTGCAGGCCAATGGCTTTTTTGAAGCAAACAGGCACGAACAAAATAAATTCTGGATGTTACAAACTATCAATGAACATTTAAAGAAGAGTTTTTACCAACATCCTGAAATAAAAAAAGAATTGCAGGTGCAGCTAAAGGCTATTGAGCAAAAAAAGACCAGTCCCTTTGCAGCAGCAAAACATTTGATAAAGTTATGGAATGAAGTATGAGTTTACGATCATAATTCCGGTTTACAATGAATCGGAAAGTTTGAAGCGACTGGAAGAAATGTTGCTTGAATACCTTAAAAAAGCATCGAAAAAGACCTGTGTTATTCTTGTG
Protein-coding sequences here:
- a CDS encoding DUF2911 domain-containing protein, with product MKMNFSTILKIVAGLLVVVAIVLFFQRYSTKAHSPEDIVVYQEQSLELEVFYNRPYKKEREIFGGLVPYGEVWRTGANEATTFTTNQDLLVDGSFLASGKYTLWTIPGPESWKVIFNSKMYPWGIDKDKKPYRDPDFDTLILEVPVKEMQDPLEQFSIFFDKGNEMITLNLAWDQTLVSVPIQTKKEAPVALL
- the meaB gene encoding methylmalonyl Co-A mutase-associated GTPase MeaB, yielding MDKSRNKSALHESEGTPSTPGINPKSIARIKAFRKKQIPEEELVGKILAGNKTALGRAITLVESHQQDHLERAQKVIEACLPHAQRSVRIGITGVPGVGKSTFIEAFGTYLVSKGKKVAVLAVDPSSSVTHGSIMGDKTRMEKLVTMENAFIRPSPSGDSLGGVAQKTRESIVLCEAAGFDVLLIETVGVGQSETTVHSMTDFFLLLKLAGAGDELQGIKRGIIEMADLIVINKADGENQKAARDARLEFKRALNLYPPRESRWQPQVLLSSAINHQGIPEVWEEIMNYLELVQANGFFEANRHEQNKFWMLQTINEHLKKSFYQHPEIKKELQVQLKAIEQKKTSPFAAAKHLIKLWNEV
- a CDS encoding organic hydroperoxide resistance protein, yielding MKRLYKAAVTASGGREGHVKSEDGILDMDVSLPKGLGGKGEKKTNPEQLFGAAYAACYGSALQVVAEKHKVDLGDFNVTATVGIGKTEEGDLQLSVILDSWIPGVDVETGEKLVNEAHEICPYSRATRDNIDVTLNLLLDE
- a CDS encoding RNA polymerase sigma factor produces the protein MQQLIADCHANDRKAQLKLYNRYCEGMFIVAKRFLKDPFEAEDAMQEAFIKAFLKLHQYNGDVTFGAWLKRIVINKCIDKLKSRKLELVALNEHVLGTADEDENWQIDDGIGIEQVKKAIEDLPEKYKYPLMLYLIEGYDHEEIAEILNITQVASRTLVHRGKKKLQEELKTIKNGTGH